A portion of the Camelus ferus isolate YT-003-E chromosome 16, BCGSAC_Cfer_1.0, whole genome shotgun sequence genome contains these proteins:
- the KRT35 gene encoding keratin, type I cuticular Ha5 isoform X2, which yields MAAKCLKASFSSGSLKVPGRTGGGSARVSTIYSGGSCKLPSLSRGTRSFSACSVGLGRSSSRAASCLPTLCLPSGGFATSYNMAGGWFGEGVLTSNEKETMQFLNDRLASYLEKVRQLERDNAELESRIREWCEQQVPYLCPDYQSYFLTIEELQKKTLCTKAENARLVVQIDNAKLAVDDFRTKYETEVSMRQLVESDMNGLRRILDDLTLCKADLEAQVESLKEELLCLKKNHEEEVNSLRCQLGDRLNVEVDVAPPVDLNRVLDEMRCQYETLVENNRRDAEDWFNTQTEELNQQVVSSSEQLQSCQAEIIELRRTVNALEIELQAQHSMRDALESTLAETEARYGSQLAQMQGLITNVESQLAEIRSDLERQNQEYQVLLDVRARLEGEINTYRGLLESEDGKLPCNPCAPDHSPAKSGLPCLPAASCGPGLARTTCSPRPICVPCPGGRF from the exons ATGGCTGCCAAATGCCTCAAGGCCAGCTTCTCATCAGGGTCTCTCAAGGTCCCAGGAAGGACCGGTGGGGGCTCCGCTCGTGTGTCCACGATCTACTCCGGCGGCTCTTGCAagctccccagcctctcccgGGGGACCCGGAGTTTCTCTGCCTGCTCAGTTGGGctgggcaggagcagcagcagggctgCCAGCTGCCTCCCCACTCTTTGCCTCCCCTCCGGGGGCTTTGCCACCAGCTACAACATGGCCGGGGGCTGGTTTGGGGAGGGTGTCCTCACCAGCAATGAGAAGGAGACCATGCAGTTCCTGAATGACCGCCTGGCCAGCTACCTGGAGAAGGTGCGGCAGCTGGAGCGGGACAATGCGGAGCTGGAGAGCCGCATCCGGGAGTGGTGTGAGCAGCAGGTGCCCTACCTGTGCCCTGACTACCAGTCCTACTTCCTGACTATCGAGGAGCTTCAGAAGAAG ACCCTGTGCACCAAGGCAGAGAACGCCAGGCTGGTTGTGCAGATCGACAATGCCAAGCTGGCCGTGGATGACTTCAGGACCAA GTATGAGACAGAGGTGTCCATGCGGCAGCTGGTGGAGTCGGACATGAATGGCCTGCGCAGGATCCTGGATGATCTGACTCTGTGCAAGGCTGACCTGGAGGCCCAGGTGGAGTCCCTGAAGGAGGAGCTGCTCTGCCTTAAGAAGAACCATGAGGAG GAAGTGAACTCATTGCGCTGCCAGCTTGGTGATAGACTCAACGTTGAGGTGGATGTGGCCCCACCTGTTGACCTGAACCGTGTTCTGGATGAGATGAGATGCCAGTATGAGACCCTGGTGGAGAATAACCGTAGGGATGCTGAAGACTGGTTCAATACCCAG ACCGAGGAGCTGAACCAGCAGGTGGTGTCCAGTTCAGAGCAGCTGCAGTCTTGCCAGGCGGAGATCATTGAGCTGAGACGCACGGTCAATGCCCTGGAGATCGAGCTGCAGGCCCAGCACAGCATG AGAGACGCTCTGGAATCCACCCTGGCGGAGACGGAGGCCCGCTATGGCTCCCAGCTGGCTCAGATGCAGGGCCTGATCACCAACGTGGAGTCCCAGCTGGCGGAGATCAGGAGTGACCTGGAGCGGCAGAACCAGGAGTACCAGGTGCTGCTGGACGTCCGGGCCCGGCTGGAGGGCGAGATCAACACGTACCGGGGGCTGCTGGAGAGCGAGGACGGCAA gCTCCCCTGTAACCCGTGTGCCCCTGACCACTCACCTGCCAAGTCAGGCCTCCCCTGTCTTCCTGCGGCCTCCTGTGGGCCTGGCCTAGCCCGCACAACCTGTAGCCCCCGCCCCATTTGTGTGCCCTGCCCGGGGGGCCGTTTCTAA
- the KRT35 gene encoding keratin, type I cuticular Ha5 isoform X1 encodes MAAKCLKASFSSGSLKVPGRTGGGSARVSTIYSGGSCKLPSLSRGTRSFSACSVGLGRSSSRAASCLPTLCLPSGGFATSYNMAGGWFGEGVLTSNEKETMQFLNDRLASYLEKVRQLERDNAELESRIREWCEQQVPYLCPDYQSYFLTIEELQKKTLCTKAENARLVVQIDNAKLAVDDFRTKYETEVSMRQLVESDMNGLRRILDDLTLCKADLEAQVESLKEELLCLKKNHEEVRMGEQEVNSLRCQLGDRLNVEVDVAPPVDLNRVLDEMRCQYETLVENNRRDAEDWFNTQTEELNQQVVSSSEQLQSCQAEIIELRRTVNALEIELQAQHSMRDALESTLAETEARYGSQLAQMQGLITNVESQLAEIRSDLERQNQEYQVLLDVRARLEGEINTYRGLLESEDGKLPCNPCAPDHSPAKSGLPCLPAASCGPGLARTTCSPRPICVPCPGGRF; translated from the exons ATGGCTGCCAAATGCCTCAAGGCCAGCTTCTCATCAGGGTCTCTCAAGGTCCCAGGAAGGACCGGTGGGGGCTCCGCTCGTGTGTCCACGATCTACTCCGGCGGCTCTTGCAagctccccagcctctcccgGGGGACCCGGAGTTTCTCTGCCTGCTCAGTTGGGctgggcaggagcagcagcagggctgCCAGCTGCCTCCCCACTCTTTGCCTCCCCTCCGGGGGCTTTGCCACCAGCTACAACATGGCCGGGGGCTGGTTTGGGGAGGGTGTCCTCACCAGCAATGAGAAGGAGACCATGCAGTTCCTGAATGACCGCCTGGCCAGCTACCTGGAGAAGGTGCGGCAGCTGGAGCGGGACAATGCGGAGCTGGAGAGCCGCATCCGGGAGTGGTGTGAGCAGCAGGTGCCCTACCTGTGCCCTGACTACCAGTCCTACTTCCTGACTATCGAGGAGCTTCAGAAGAAG ACCCTGTGCACCAAGGCAGAGAACGCCAGGCTGGTTGTGCAGATCGACAATGCCAAGCTGGCCGTGGATGACTTCAGGACCAA GTATGAGACAGAGGTGTCCATGCGGCAGCTGGTGGAGTCGGACATGAATGGCCTGCGCAGGATCCTGGATGATCTGACTCTGTGCAAGGCTGACCTGGAGGCCCAGGTGGAGTCCCTGAAGGAGGAGCTGCTCTGCCTTAAGAAGAACCATGAGGAGGTGAGGATGGGGGAGCAG GAAGTGAACTCATTGCGCTGCCAGCTTGGTGATAGACTCAACGTTGAGGTGGATGTGGCCCCACCTGTTGACCTGAACCGTGTTCTGGATGAGATGAGATGCCAGTATGAGACCCTGGTGGAGAATAACCGTAGGGATGCTGAAGACTGGTTCAATACCCAG ACCGAGGAGCTGAACCAGCAGGTGGTGTCCAGTTCAGAGCAGCTGCAGTCTTGCCAGGCGGAGATCATTGAGCTGAGACGCACGGTCAATGCCCTGGAGATCGAGCTGCAGGCCCAGCACAGCATG AGAGACGCTCTGGAATCCACCCTGGCGGAGACGGAGGCCCGCTATGGCTCCCAGCTGGCTCAGATGCAGGGCCTGATCACCAACGTGGAGTCCCAGCTGGCGGAGATCAGGAGTGACCTGGAGCGGCAGAACCAGGAGTACCAGGTGCTGCTGGACGTCCGGGCCCGGCTGGAGGGCGAGATCAACACGTACCGGGGGCTGCTGGAGAGCGAGGACGGCAA gCTCCCCTGTAACCCGTGTGCCCCTGACCACTCACCTGCCAAGTCAGGCCTCCCCTGTCTTCCTGCGGCCTCCTGTGGGCCTGGCCTAGCCCGCACAACCTGTAGCCCCCGCCCCATTTGTGTGCCCTGCCCGGGGGGCCGTTTCTAA
- the KRT36 gene encoding keratin, type I cuticular Ha6 isoform X1, producing MATQFCSPIFSSGSVRGLCGTAGGISRVSSVRSVGSCRVPGLAGVSGSASSVRLGLSGFGSCLPGSYLSSGYHSSGFAGSGGWFCEGSFNGNEKETMQFLNDRLANYLEKVRQLERDNAELESRIREWYEAQIPYICPDYQSYFKTIEELQQKILLTKAENSRLVLQIDNAKLAADDFRTKYETELGMRQLVEADTNSLRRTLDELTLCKADLEMQVESLKEELICLKKNHEEEVNTLRCQLGDRLNVEVDAAPPVDLNKILDEMRCQYEALVENNRRDVEAWFNTQTEELNQQVVSSSEQLQCCQTELIELRRNVNALEIELQAQHSMRNSLESTLVETEARYSSQLAQMQCLITNVESQLAEIRCDLERQNQEYQVLLDVKARLESEIATYRRLLEGEDCRLPAHPCAAECKPAIRVPHVSSVPCAPTVPCAPAAQLSTQIRTITEEIRDGKVISSRERVQPL from the exons ATGGCCACCCAGTTCTGCTCCCCGATCTTCTCCTCTGGGTCTGTCAGGGGTCTCTGTGGCACAGCAGGCGGCATCTCTCGGGTGTCCTCTGTCCGCTCTGTGGGCTCCTGCAGGGTCCCCGGTCTGGCTGGTGTCTCGGGGTCAGCCTCTTCCGTCAGGCTGGGCCTCTCTGGCTTTGGGAGCTGCTTGCCGGGTTCCTATCTGTCCTCTGGGTACCACTCCTCTGGCTTTGCTGGGAGCGGGGGCTGGTTCTGCGAGGGCTCCTTCAATGGCAACGAGAAGGAGACCATGCAGTTCCTGAACGACCGCCTGGCCAACTACCTGGAGAAGGTGCGGCAGCTGGAGCGGGACAATGCGGAGCTGGAGAGCCGCATCCGGGAGTGGTACGAGGCTCAGATCCCGTACATCTGCCCGGACTACCAGTCCTACTTCAAGACCATTGAGGAGCTCCAGCAGAAG ATCCTGCTGACTAAGGCTGAGAACTCCAGGCTGGTCCTGCAAATTGACAACGCCAAGTTGGCGGCTGACGACTTCCGAACCAA GTACGAGACGGAGCTGGGCATGCGGCAGCTGGTGGAGGCTGACACCAACAGCCTGCGCAGAACCCTGGATGAGCTCACCCTGTGCAAGGCTGACCTGGAGATGCAGGTGGAGTCCTTGAAGGAGGAGCTGATATGCCTCAAGAAGAACCACGAGGAG GAAGTCAACACACTTCGATGCCAACTTGGGGACAGGTTGAATGTGGAGGTGGATGCTGCCCCACCAGTGGATCTCAACAAGATCCTGGATGAGATGAGATGCCAGTATGAGGCCCTGGTGGAGAATAACCGTAGAGACGTGGAGGCCTGGTTCAACACccag ACTGAGGAGCTGAACCAGCAGGTGGTGTCCAGCTCGGAGCAGCTGCAGTGCTGCCAGACAGAGCTCATCGAGCTGAGACGCAATGTCAACGCCCTGGAGATCGAGCTGCAGGCCCAGCACAGCATG CGGAATTCTCTGGAATCCACCCTGGTGGAGACAGAGGCCCGCTACAGCTCCCAGCTGGCCCAGATGCAGTGCCTGATCACCAACGTGGAGTCCCAGCTGGCCGAGATCCGCTGTGACCTGGAGCGGCAGAACCAGGAGTACCAGGTGCTGCTGGACGTCAAGGCCCGCCTGGAGTCGGAGATCGCCACCTACCGCCGCCTGCTGGAGGGAGAAGACTGCAG GCTGCCTGCCCACCCTTGTGCCGCGGAGTGCAAGCCTGCCATTAGAGTTCCTCATGTCTCAAGCGTGCCCTGTGCCCCGACTGTGCCCTGCGCCCCAGCTGCCCAGCTCAGCACCCAGATCCGCACCATCACGGAGGAGATCAGAGATGGGAAAGTCATTTCCTCCAGGGAGCGTGTGCAGCCGCTGTAA
- the KRT36 gene encoding keratin, type I cuticular Ha6 isoform X2 — protein MATQFCSPIFSSGSVRGLCGTAGGISRVSSVRSVGSCRVPGLAGVSGSASSVRLGLSGFGSCLPGSYLSSGYHSSGFAGSGGWFCEGSFNGNEKETMQFLNDRLANYLEKVRQLERDNAELESRIREWYEAQIPYICPDYQSYFKTIEELQQKILLTKAENSRLVLQIDNAKLAADDFRTKYETELGMRQLVEADTNSLRRTLDELTLCKADLEMQVESLKEELICLKKNHEEEVNTLRCQLGDRLNVEVDAAPPVDLNKILDEMRCQYEALVENNRRDVEAWFNTQTEELNQQVVSSSEQLQCCQTELIELRRNVNALEIELQAQHSMRNSLESTLVETEARYSSQLAQMQCLITNVESQLAEIRCDLERQNQEYQVLLDVKARLESEIATYRRLLEGEDCR, from the exons ATGGCCACCCAGTTCTGCTCCCCGATCTTCTCCTCTGGGTCTGTCAGGGGTCTCTGTGGCACAGCAGGCGGCATCTCTCGGGTGTCCTCTGTCCGCTCTGTGGGCTCCTGCAGGGTCCCCGGTCTGGCTGGTGTCTCGGGGTCAGCCTCTTCCGTCAGGCTGGGCCTCTCTGGCTTTGGGAGCTGCTTGCCGGGTTCCTATCTGTCCTCTGGGTACCACTCCTCTGGCTTTGCTGGGAGCGGGGGCTGGTTCTGCGAGGGCTCCTTCAATGGCAACGAGAAGGAGACCATGCAGTTCCTGAACGACCGCCTGGCCAACTACCTGGAGAAGGTGCGGCAGCTGGAGCGGGACAATGCGGAGCTGGAGAGCCGCATCCGGGAGTGGTACGAGGCTCAGATCCCGTACATCTGCCCGGACTACCAGTCCTACTTCAAGACCATTGAGGAGCTCCAGCAGAAG ATCCTGCTGACTAAGGCTGAGAACTCCAGGCTGGTCCTGCAAATTGACAACGCCAAGTTGGCGGCTGACGACTTCCGAACCAA GTACGAGACGGAGCTGGGCATGCGGCAGCTGGTGGAGGCTGACACCAACAGCCTGCGCAGAACCCTGGATGAGCTCACCCTGTGCAAGGCTGACCTGGAGATGCAGGTGGAGTCCTTGAAGGAGGAGCTGATATGCCTCAAGAAGAACCACGAGGAG GAAGTCAACACACTTCGATGCCAACTTGGGGACAGGTTGAATGTGGAGGTGGATGCTGCCCCACCAGTGGATCTCAACAAGATCCTGGATGAGATGAGATGCCAGTATGAGGCCCTGGTGGAGAATAACCGTAGAGACGTGGAGGCCTGGTTCAACACccag ACTGAGGAGCTGAACCAGCAGGTGGTGTCCAGCTCGGAGCAGCTGCAGTGCTGCCAGACAGAGCTCATCGAGCTGAGACGCAATGTCAACGCCCTGGAGATCGAGCTGCAGGCCCAGCACAGCATG CGGAATTCTCTGGAATCCACCCTGGTGGAGACAGAGGCCCGCTACAGCTCCCAGCTGGCCCAGATGCAGTGCCTGATCACCAACGTGGAGTCCCAGCTGGCCGAGATCCGCTGTGACCTGGAGCGGCAGAACCAGGAGTACCAGGTGCTGCTGGACGTCAAGGCCCGCCTGGAGTCGGAGATCGCCACCTACCGCCGCCTGCTGGAGGGAGAAGACTGCAGGTGA